Below is a genomic region from Phragmites australis chromosome 20, lpPhrAust1.1, whole genome shotgun sequence.
ATCGTCCAGACCCAAACGAAACCGCGACGCGTCGAGACGTTGGCGATAAGGAAATGGGATCGGCGACAAACCGAGGCAGCACCTGCCCAAAAGGCGGCCGCGGCCTAGGGCAGCTAGGAAAGCGATGCGTGGTTCTGGGGAGAGACTCCGCGTCCCTGCTTTGGTCTGGTCCATCTCGCCTTTTCTCTCCCCGCGTCCATCCATCGACGTACTGTGCGCTCGAACCAAACCCAACCGCACACGCACCCACCAGCACCACCCTAATGGCCGGACCGGATGGATTCCCTCCCTGCGCAGGCGAAGCAAAAGCTCTCGCTTTCCTTCCCTCCGCGCCCAGCGGTGCAGCGGCTAGCGACGGGCAGAGCGAAACGGGAGGGGAATAAGAGCTAGAAACGGCTGCCGCGGCAAGGCTCTTCGCGTGCACGAACGGCACGCGCGCGGACGCGTCGTGTGATGTGCGGGGAGTGGGCGGGGCAGAGAGCGCACGGGGCTTTCGCCCTTCTCGGTGTCTCCCGCAGTTGTCACGGTCACCCCTAGTCACGACTTGCAGCAGAGCCGAGTGAAAAGGTTGGGAGCCAAAAGCTATTGGTCTTTTGACGGTGTGTTGCATTGATTTTCACTGTCGAATGAACGGCTAGGTGCCTGTCTACCCGGTCGGTATCAGCTGCTAGCCTCCTAGCTGTTGTCCAACAGCGGCAGGAAAGCTACTAGTAGCATGGAGAGGACGCCAAAGCTCGCTTGTCGAAATCACGGTCCATACGTATCGAGCAGGAAGCAAAAACTCCTTTTCCTTTTGATGCTCCGAACTCAGCATCAGCAAGGGTTAGTAGGCTTTTCGAGCAGCAGATTCGTGTGTGTCATGATCGTATCTACACTGCTCTGATCAGCCGCCACGACCGTATCTATCCTTTTGATTTTCCGATGGCCGTCATCGTCGGGCGCAGGTAGAGGAGGATGTTCTTTTGGTACGGAGGTGTTCAGAGCTGGGTGGTCGGCCCGAGCACGTTACGCCTCTACGCTAGGTGTCGCGTTGCCCTAGGCAAAGTTGGTTGTAACGAGTAACGATGGCGTCAAACCGGCGCGGGGAAAACGGATCTTCTAGCGGTGTAGGCTTGCGTTGTTGCATCGATCGCCAGTCGGGATTGCTCTCGTCAAGGGCGTAGTGTTACTTCCAGAGACACTCCAACAGACAGTTACACTACACGGAACAGATTCCCCTGTATGTCCATGTCGACGTTACGCTCTCACCCACAGCCACAGCTGACAGCTCTCGATCCGTCGATCGCGCGGGGGGTGAATGCACCAGCAGGAGCTTTTTGGCTCGGGTTGGACCAGACTTGGCGGCAGTGCGGCACCCGTCGCGTCGTCCGTGGAAGAAAAACGGGCGCAGGGACCACGCCTTTTGAGTCGGTTATGATCAGGTGGTCCACGCGCGGGCGGGTGGGCGGGCAGCGCTGGACCACCGTCCCGTCTCGAACAGCGCGGCCGCGCAGGGTACAGACACTGACGTGGTGGTACGGGCGCCCGGGGTGGCCCGTCGTAACGTCGTTGCTGCAGACGCAAGGAATCGGTCGGTTTCAGCCGGTGTAGCGTGAGGCCGGTCCTGGTCATGTAGGCTTCGATGACGTGATGGAAAGCCACTAGGCGACGCTGCGCTACACGGTGCATAGACTTGGAAACAGCGGAAAGGGGTAAAGAATTGAGCCATGCTTATATGCGAAGGAGAATAGGTGAAGGTGCACCTAGATCCACGTTGATGTATTTGTTTGTGTCCAAGATAAACAAGAACGTTGCAACTACATTCGATGGTGTCTCCTAATCCATGAAAGAAGCATAGAAGGATGACAAACATGACGAGACACGAGAGCTGATACTGGAAATTCTAGTGAGTCGGGCTAAATACAGCCATACAGGACTCATCCAAAATATATGGGCAGGCAAACCGTTTTAGGCGCCTCTAACACCATGAAATTTGACTGTGAATTCTAAGTTTCAGTTGGTTAAAAAGCATCTGAAATGAATTAGCAGTAAAGTGGGGCAAGTGTGCTTTGGGAGAGCTGAAAGGCTGTATGCAAAGCGAACTGTAAAGTAGTGACACAGTAACAAACATATTGGGGCAAAATTGACTCGGAGTTTCATACTATTTCCGCACGAACTTACATTACGAGAAAATGGAGGAGCTGTACAAGATCGAGAAACAACACAGGCGTGACAGCCTGAGAAACTCCACGGAGCTGATCACTTCAACCAAGCAAACCAGCATGAACAACGCCCGCTATTATGTTATTACGCTCTTTGCCTTCCAAACCATGAGCAAGAGCAATTCAACGAGTAACAAAGGAAAATCTTTTGTCTGTGGGGTTGTATTCTTTCTGTTGTTTGTGGGTGTGTAATCTTCCTTTGATGTAACACTTGTACTCCTGCTTTTCTTACTGGGCGTTCTTAATTCATTGGCAGTTCTCCTGACTcctttaaaagaaaaaagaaggaaaatctTGGTCAACTTACATGGTAGCCGCTGTCAATAGAGACCCAAAAATTTCCACCAAACGGTTCCAACAACTCCCCAGATCAATGTATTAATCAAGGCTGTTATAAAACCCAGCCTGAAAACATCTGGAAGCTCAATATACCCCGCTGCAGAAGGAAAGGAACAGGTTATTGGAATATGAATTTCAAAGGTCTATacacagaaaaaagaaaaaaatactccAGAAGGGTAAAATAATGGATTTTCTCATTCTATACGTTTATATGTGACATTGTGTTTTTACCTCAATATACTTGTTTACCTAACCCCGTGTAAATGCAGGGGGGAAACAGTCAGAAAATTTGGGCTACTCGGATAAAGAACAACCAGAACTGAAGTTTAGAGAAGATGCGGGACAAACGAAATTACCTCCAAAATATACTGCAGCCTGCCCACTACTATAATGAGTTAGTGCACCAAACAAATTTGTGTTGAATGCCAAAGCAAGTGCCGACAGCACACGAGGAACACCAGCCACTATATGCATGGCCAGAAATGCAGAGTATAAGGCTCCAACATGTCCAGTTTGGCTTGCAAATAGATAGTGGATGAGGAAGTAGGAGGCCTCAAGAACACAAAATGCTGCAGGCCAACTCAATGAGAAAGACTGAAGCAGCTTGGCAACACAGCTTGACATCCAAGACACAATTCCAAGGTTAGTGAGCTGTCCTGCCATTCCGACCAGAACTGCAAACCAAGCCAATGTATCCCATGCTGATTTTTCATTCAAGCAATCATCCCAGTCTAGCACACCAAGCAGGAGAAGAATGGAGAGCCCAAGCATTGCAGCCACAACACTAGATACACCAATAGCATCCCTGCAAAGAAATTATGCAACAGGTTATATATCCATCATGACCACTAACACAAAAAACACTAGCGAGTACTATTTCTAGGGGATAATGcataatatatcatatatggtgTTCTGAAGCACTCCTAATTGGTAGTTACAAATCTCATCACTCTAATGAAGGATAAAAGATATATCAAATATTTCATCATGTAATGGTGGATACAGATGAATATTATACCAAAgataaaacaagaaaaatattGTGTCATTAAAAGCAGAATCCAGACGGACATCTATTTATACTGTATATCATTTGTTGTTGTTTCTGTGCAACCATCTTAAACATTGAATAAGAGAAACTATTCTCAACAATGTTGAACCACACCACATCCATAAATTGTAATGGACCAGGACAAGTTTCCATATGCTTGAATAGCTATCTTCCAGAAAAAAGGCTAACattctcacaagcaagcaagaaagAATGGGAACATGACCCAGTATGAATGAAATAATTCGCTATGGTAACTTAAGGACACAACAATCAAACAAGTATTCTGCTTTCATATATCAATTTAACATTCCACAGATAAATGAAATAAGATCATACAAAGCAGCCAGCTAAAGTCCATGCAAATCTTTtatcaagaaaaatatgatatagTAAAACAGGTGCTGCACGATTGTATTGAGATCGCATGTCAATAATATGGGTCGGTTCTCTTCGGTGGCAGATAAGCTTACCCAAAAACCCAGAGGGAAACTGCAAGAATCATTGTGCCAATCATAACCCATTCGTTTTTAGTCACAGGGCCCATGCGCTTCAGCTTATCTGCAGCCAATGCTGGGGCATCAGGTGTGTCCTTTGTTTCTGGGGGGAAGATTTTGTATAGCAAATATGGTGTTGCTAGCAGAGAAATAATAGCTGGTAAACTAGCAGCTTTGAACCATGCTACCCATGGATTTGCAATAATAACACCAAGCTCCTCTGCCAGCTTCAAGCACAACAGGTTTTGTGCTGCAGCAGTCAGGAATAAAGCACTTGAGTTACCAGCTGCCTGTCAAGCAAAATAAAACATCAATATACATAACATACCAGAAGAAGTATATAAACATTCACCACTTACGCATAAACAGAAATCGAACCATAATGATCTCGATCCCCAATAATCATAAAATTCAAGAATGGAATTCCTAAGTTTAGAGGGATTTTCAATATCTGCTAACCCATTCGTTGGCACTTGAGTATTTGCACTAGATGTCTCACTGACAGATAGGTCCTGATCCACATGCCAGTGAGACAATAGGGTGGCAAGTCCAACAATGCTGCCAAATGGAGAGGTAAATCcactatttttctaaattttgccATCTTGAATTTCTATCTTCCAATTTTATAATGAAGCACGCAGCAATACGAAAACATGAAGACATTAAATCGTTCTACTCCctctgatcccaaatataagtccattaggATATCGACATGGTCTCCAACATGgcactttgactaataatatctacaaaaatatattattttgaataaaaaagttatatattaTGGAAGTATTTTTCTTGATGAATCTAGTAACATCAACCTTATGTTGCCAATCTATACGATTTTCTAGCTATTTATGGTCAAAGCTAAAAAGATTTGACTTAGGACAAACctaaatggacttatatttagaatcGGAGGGAGTACTTGTTAGGAATATAAAGTCCTTATCCATTACGTATAGGTTAGGTTACTAGAATTCTTATTCTGTActcctcatgtactctatatattgtccccaggggctactattgaatacaagttgctattcctaataaTACGTATTAGCCTATAATCTTTTTGACATTTTCTAGTAAAAATGGAACTTGGTCATTGGATTAAGAGTATGCACTTATAAACTAAAGAATCAATCATTTTTACCTTTTACTACTGTTAAGATTGTATGTACGAAGGAAATTCTTCAGCTATGAAACACCGATACTGTTAAGATTGTGTTTACAAAACATGTTCTCTTCCAAATAGCTATCTTGTTATCCTTAGTTTAGTTTCAGCATTTCAGGAGCCTATTGTAATATTAGTATCAGTTACATAAAATTCACTTATGGTACTAGTGTGTTGATTTCCTGTTGCTGAATCATGAATGATGAATTGATGACTGATGGCAGTTTGCTCTGTTACTTattactgtttttttttaaaaatatttaaacgtATCCGCGTATTGGGTTTTATGTAAAAATGCCGTATCCCCGTATCCGTATCAGCATTAGGGCCGTTTAGATTAAATAGGCATCTAGATAACACAGAAATCTCCAaagaattaaattaaaaaattacacacactCTTTCTTTCCTAAAACATACTACTTTTCACACTGATGTCATAGTCATCCAGGGCATCAAtgcataacaaaagaaaaaagatgtttCCATGAATATAGGACAACTAAACACTAGGTTGAATTAAATTGATTATCAATGGCTTAGGTTCCAACCTAAAAGTCTAATACTGACCAAGCCTAGGTTCAATATCAGAATCATTAATAACCTATTACACTTAACTGtttatttattgttattttCCAAAGAAGCCAAGATTTTTTATTATTGTGAATTTACCAACTTAGTGACAAAATGAATCCAGACGAATGCTGCACCATTTTCATGTAAAATGCTCAAAACAACAGAATAGTACCTATAAGAAAGAGGACTGATGAAATAATGATGCTGAAAAGCCCAACATGGTAAAATCTCACTCCAACATGCGAGAAGTCCTTAGTTTTCAGCACAACAGTGTGTAGATGAgctactttttctttttctttgagagaAGATCGACTACTTTCTGACACAACAATAACTGATAAGATACACACAATTTTCTCACTTGCAGCCCTGCAAGACTCTTGCATTCCCTCACTTGGCAAATTATAATGGCGCCATATGAGTATTTTCCGAAAACAAAGAAATGCTACTCTTGCATAACTCCATGGAAGGATACAGTGATCAATCTAATAAGATCAGCAATGAACCCTTTCTATAACAAAATTCAGTTGGGAAATGCACACTCTTAATCCAGTGGTGATCGGAAATTCAGCGCATTCATATATCAGAAACCTACAGTCCCTGCAGCATACAAGATCTATCTGATCTATGATCAAGTTGCAAGCAGCGAGTTAATCAACTGATCCCACGCGAATATGATGAATTACATTACTTAATTACCTGGAATTGCGTCATCACAAGATAGGACCCGAGCTTCCGCGATGACGGGTGGTTAGGCTTACTCTCCGCCGAGAGCGAGAGCGACTTGATGATGGGCAGGAACACGCCCCCGGCCCTGGCCGTGGTGCTGGGCATGGCCGGCGCGATGCAGGCCTCGCTGATGGTGAGCCCGTATGACAATCCCAGCGTGCTGCTCCCGAGCCACTTGATGAAGTAGGTGGCGATGCGGTCGCCGAGTCCCGTCTTGACAAACCCCCGCGCGAAGAAGAATGATATGACGATGAGCCAGATGACCTCGTTGGTGAAGGCGGAGAAGGCGGCAGCGAAGGGGAGCGTGTgcgtggcgacggcggcggtgagCCCAAGGAAGGCCCAGGCGCCCACGGGGAGTGGGCCC
It encodes:
- the LOC133901830 gene encoding dicarboxylate transporter 2.1, chloroplastic-like, giving the protein MEIFRLAVSHRPPHPVPAPPRVRRRHLHHLPASLSLPCTSLSLSSPQHHLSPTPRHHLLPPLLASRTPSSNPDPDPSPPSASDAKLVPLVISVAVGLAVRFLAPRPAEVSPQAWQLLSIFLSTIAGLVLGPLPVGAWAFLGLTAAVATHTLPFAAAFSAFTNEVIWLIVISFFFARGFVKTGLGDRIATYFIKWLGSSTLGLSYGLTISEACIAPAMPSTTARAGGVFLPIIKSLSLSAESKPNHPSSRKLGSYLVMTQFQAAGNSSALFLTAAAQNLLCLKLAEELGVIIANPWVAWFKAASLPAIISLLATPYLLYKIFPPETKDTPDAPALAADKLKRMGPVTKNEWVMIGTMILAVSLWVFGDAIGVSSVVAAMLGLSILLLLGVLDWDDCLNEKSAWDTLAWFAVLVGMAGQLTNLGIVSWMSSCVAKLLQSFSLSWPAAFCVLEASYFLIHYLFASQTGHVGALYSAFLAMHIVAGVPRVLSALALAFNTNLFGALTHYSSGQAAVYFGAGYIELPDVFRLGFITALINTLIWGVVGTVWWKFLGLY